One genomic segment of Pristiophorus japonicus isolate sPriJap1 chromosome 8, sPriJap1.hap1, whole genome shotgun sequence includes these proteins:
- the LOC139269198 gene encoding mucin-22-like, whose amino-acid sequence MGNERLGNESLGNETIGSETLGSEALVSETRGSETLGSENLGCENLGSKPLGNSETLSSETQDSETFGSEILGSETLGGETPGSEPLSKESLGSEILCSETLDSEILVSKTRGSETLGSETLGSETLGSETLGSETLGPETLGTEALGSKTLGSETLGSETLGSQTLGSEALGSETLCSATLGSETLDSETLGSEIRSNEIVGSETVGSETFVNETLGSEPLGCETSGSETQGCGTVGYETLESETLGSENLGSETMGGQTLGCENLSPETLGSKPRAARPRAAR is encoded by the exons ATGGGCAATGAGAGACTAGGCAACGAGTCCCTGGGCAACGAGACGATCggtagcgagaccctaggcagcgaggccCTGGTcagcgagacccgaggcagcgagaccctgggcagcgaaaaCTTGGGCTGCGAGAATCTAGGCAGCAAGCCCCTGGGCA ACAGCGAGACACTGAGCAGCGAGACCCAAGACAGCGAGACCTTCGGCAGCGAGATCCTAGGCAGCGAGACACTGGGCGGCGAGACCCCAGGCAGCGAGCCCCTAAGCAAAGAGTCCCTGGGCAGTGAGATCCTGTGCAGCGAAACGTTGGACAGCGAGATCCTGGTTAGTAAGACCCGTGGcagtgagaccctaggcagcgagaccctaggcagcgagaccctgggcagcgagacgttGGGCAGCGAGACACTAGGACCAGAGACCCTGGGCACCGAGGCCCTAGGCAGCAAAACACTGGGCAGCGAGACCTTGGGCAGCGAGACATTAGGCAGTCAGACACTGGGCAGCGAAGCCCTGGGCAGCGAAACCCTATGCAGCGCGACACTGGGTAGCGAGACCCTagacagcgagaccctaggcagcgagatacGAAGCAACGAGATCGTGGGCAGTGAAACCGTGGGCAGCGAGACCTTTGTCAATGAAACGCTGGGCAGCGAGCCGCTGGGATGCGAGACCTCAGGCAGCGAGACTCAAGGCTGCGGGACCGTGGGCTACGAGACATTAGAATCTGAGACCCTAGGCAGTGAGAACCTAGGCAGCGAGACCATGGGCGGCCAGACTCTGGGCTGCGAGAACCTAAGTCCCGAGACGCTTGGCAGCAAACCCCGAGCTGCAAGACCCAGGGCAGCGAGATGA